Proteins co-encoded in one Candida albicans SC5314 chromosome 3, complete sequence genomic window:
- a CDS encoding uncharacterized protein (Ortholog(s) have role in transcription-coupled nucleotide-excision repair and Ddb1-Ckn1 complex, cytosol localization) → MEKLLLDRSLGRITPSRFSNIITENFYSEIYQLGKHDVFPSNCHDYAAVNSLSLETTDYQYLLSGSNDSSIKLWDLKQQETIREENEIDANLHLHPSTFDNFDYDNPVSTFVNLATILKRHHHKFGISCIQWWPYDTGMFASSSFDHTVKIWDTNELTPVHTFDLSNKVYDIDISAENALIATANDQPFIRLLDLNSTSSAHTLSGHKGKTLVVKWHPINSNILASGGYDGEVKIWDIRRSQSCLTQLDMSRTNDSSYTTKLSKAHSGPVNGLVWDPSGSLLYTVGNDDKIRVWDMVNVSTPPPINKLINFGPLIRNKHPHTIPLLLNPQGETETQFLLFPSESGDVFIFRTIDGKLVNRLARKGSRNTGRTVSMCNGGPSTAKYFCGTIDGEIISWGPCLDKPDLSELRQQDENNDFDDDEDINERLLKQFQLENKRKQFLESIEK, encoded by the coding sequence ATGGAAAAACTACTACTAGATCGACTGTTGGGTAGAATAACACCTTCTCGATTCTCTAATATAATTACTGAAAATTTCTATTCTGAGATTTATCAACTAGGCAAGCATGATGTTTTCCCAAGTAATTGTCATGACTATGCAGCTGTCAATAGTCTCTCCTTAGAAACAACAGATTATCAATATCTATTAAGTGGAAGCAACGATTCGTCTATCAAACTATGGGatttaaaacaacaagaaactATACGTGAAGAAAACGAAATAGATGCCAATCTACATTTACATCCGTCCacttttgataattttgattaCGACAATCCTGTATCGACTTTTGTCAATTTAGCAACCATCCTAAAACGACATCATCACAAATTTGGAATATCGTGTATTCAATGGTGGCCGTATGACACTGGAATGTTTGCAAGCTCGTCTTTTGATCACACTGTGAAAATATGGGACACTAATGAACTCACCCCAGTGCACACATTTGATCTACTGAACAAAGTTTACGATATAGATATATCTGCAGAAAATGCTTTGATTGCTACAGCAAATGATCAGCCGTTCATTCGACTATTGGATTTAAATTCAACTTCTAGTGCTCATACATTACTGGGACATAAAGGTAAAACTTTAGTAGTGAAATGGCATCCCATAAATCTGAATATATTGGCATCGGGTGGGTACGACGGGGAAGTGAAAATCTGGGATATAAGAAGAAGTCAAAGCTGTTTGACCCAATTGGACATGCTGAGAACCAATGATTCCAGCTATACTACCAAACTATCCAAAGCCCATCTGGGCCCAGTCAATGGGCTTGTGTGGGATCCCCTGGGATCACTATTGTATACTGTTggtaatgatgataaaattaGAGTTTGGGATATGGTCAATGTTTCcacaccaccaccaattaataaattaattaattttgggCCATTAATACGAAATAAACATCCACATACGATCCCTCTTTTGTTGAATCCTCAAGGTGAAACTGAAAcccaatttttattattcccTTCAGAAAGTGGAGATGTTTTCATATTTAGAACAATTGATGGCAAGTTGGTAAACCGATTGGCACGAAAAGGTAGTAGAAACACAGGTAGAACAGTATCTATGTGTAATGGTGGTCCTTCAACTGCTAAATATTTTTGTGGTACAATTGATGGTGAAATTATAAGCTGGGGTCCATGCTTGGATAAACCTGACTTGTCTGAATTGAGACAACaagatgaaaataatgattttgatgatgacgaagaTATAAATGAAAGGCTACTCAAACAATTccaattggaaaataaaaGGAAACAGTTTTTAGAGTCAATAGAGAAGTAG
- the SES1 gene encoding serine--tRNA ligase (Seryl-tRNA synthetase; charges the tRNA that recognizes the CUG codon, which typically specifies Leu, but specifies Ser in C. albicans; complements S. cerevisiae ses1 mutant viability; soluble protein in hyphae; macrophage-regulated), giving the protein MHFSLKXGGDPEIIKASQKKRGDSVELVDEIIAEYKEWVKLRFDLDEHNKKLNSVQKEIGKRFKAKEDAKDLIAEKEKLSNEKKEIIEKEAEADKNLRSKINQVGNIVHESVVDSQDEENNELVRTWTPENYKKPEQIAAATGAPAKLSHHEVLLRLDGYDPERGVRIVGHRGYFLRNYGVFLNQALINYGLSFLSSKGYVPLQAPVMMNKEVMAKTAQLSQFDEELYKVIDGEDEKYLIATSEQPISAYHAGEWFESPAEQLPVRYAGYSSCFRREAGSHGKDAWGIFRVHAFEKIEQFVLTEPEKSWEEFDRMIGCSEEFYQSLGLPYRVVGIVSGELNNAAAKKYDLEAWFPFQQEYKELVSCSNCTDYQSRNLEIRCGIKQQNQQEKKYVHCLNSTLSATERTICCILENYQKEDGLVIPEVLRKYIPGEPEFIPYIKELPKNTTSVKKAKGKN; this is encoded by the coding sequence ATGCATTTCTCGTTGAAAARGGGAGGTGACCcagaaattattaaagcatcccaaaagaaaagaggTGACTCCGTCGAATTAGTTGATGAAATCATCGCCGAATATAAAGAATGGGTTAAATTAAGATTCGATTTAGATGAAcacaacaagaaattgaattcagtacaaaaagaaattggtaAAAGATTCAAAGCTAAAGAAGATGCTAAAGATTTAATTGctgaaaaggaaaaattgagtaatgaaaaaaaggaaattattgaaaaagaagcTGAAGCAGATAAGAATTTACGTAgtaaaatcaatcaagTTGGTAACATCGTTCATGAATCAGTTGTTGATTCtcaagatgaagaaaacaatGAATTGGTTAGAACCTGGACTCCagaaaattacaaaaaacCAGAACAAATTGCTGCAGCTACTGGTGCACCAGCCAAATTATCTCATCATGAAGTATTGTTAAGATTAGATGGTTACGATCCAGAAAGAGGGGTTAGAATTGTTGGTCATCGTGGTTATTTCTTAAGAAACTATGGGGTATTTTTGAACCAAGCTTTAATCAACTACGGTTTACTGTTTTTGAGTAGCAAAGGATACGTTCCATTGCAAGCACCAGTTATGATGAATAAAGAAGTCATGGCTAAAACCGCACAATTGTCTCAATTTGACGAAGAATTGTATAAAGTCATTGATggtgaagatgaaaaatatttaattgcCACTTCAGAACAACCAATTAGTGCTTACCATGCCGGTGAATGGTTTGAATCACCAGCAGAACAATTGCCAGTTCGTTATGCTGGTTATTCATCATGTTTCAGAAGAGAAGCTGGATCACACGGTAAAGATGCTTGGGGTATTTTCCGTGTCCATGCTTTTGAAAagattgaacaatttgttttgacTGAACCAGAAAAATCATGGGAAGAATTTGATAGAATGATTGGATGTTCAGaagaattttatcaatcatTAGGATTGCCATACAGAGTTGTTGGTATTGTTTCAGGTGAATTGAACAATGCTGCTGCTAAGAAATACGATTTGGAAGCTTGGTTCCCATTCCAACAAGAATACAAAGAATTGGTTTCATGTTCAAACTGTACTGATTatcaatcaagaaatttggAAATCAGATGTGGtataaaacaacaaaaccaacaagaaaagaaatacgTCCATTGTTTGAACTCAACTTTAAGTGCTACTGAAAGAACTATCTGTTGTATTTTAGAAAACTACCAAAAGGAAGATGGGTTGGTTATTCCTGAAGTATTGAGAAAATACATTCCTGGTGAACCAGAATTTATTCCATACATTAAGGAATTGCCAAAAAACACCACTTCTGTTAAAAAAGCTAAAGGTAAGAATTAG
- the ADH4 gene encoding Adh4p (Predicted 3-hydroxyacyl-CoA dehydrogenase; transcript is increased in azole-resistant strain overexpressing MDR1; transcript is increased in populations of cells exposed to fluconazole over multiple generations; mutant is viable), which yields MSSITLAPESQIKGKTAIITGGTKHLGGETARELAKLGANLFLHYRSDANQAETFKQELTKEFPDLKIEIYGSKLDKAKDLTKLFTTAKSKFPQGIDIAINNVGKVLKKPITEISEEEFDEMDIANNKSAFFFIKEAGISLNDNGRIVSIVTSLLAAYTDSYGLYQGTKSGVEYYSKAASKELHGRGISVNCCAPGPMDTPFLYGQETEQSVAFFKTMGLHGRLTKVSDIVPIVRFLVTEGGWMTGQTLYASGGFTAH from the coding sequence ATGAGTTCCATTACATTAGCACCAGAATCTCAAATCAAAGGTAAAACTGCAATTATTACTGGTGGTACTAAACATTTGGGTGGAGAAACAGCTAGAGAATTGGCTAAATTAGGAGCCAATTTATTCTTGCATTATAGACTGGATGCAAATCAAGCAGAAACTTtcaaacaagaattgacGAAAGAATTTCCcgatttaaaaattgaaatttatgGTAGTAAATTGGATAAAGCTAAAGATTTAACCAAATTATTTACCACTGCTAAACTGAAATTTCCTCAAGGTATTGATATTGCTATTAATAATGTTGGtaaagttttgaaaaaaccaATTACTGAAATttctgaagaagaatttgatgaaatggATATTGCAAATAATAAGAgtgcatttttttttattaaagaaGCCGGAATTAgtttaaatgataatggGAGAATTGTTTCTATTGTCACTTCGTTGCTTGCGGCTTATACTGATTCTTATGGATTATATCAAGGAACCAAGAGTGGAGTTGAATATTATAGTAAAGCTGCTTCAAAAGAGTTACATGGACGTGGGATTAGTGTCAATTGTTGTGCTCCAGGTCCTATGGATACACCATTCTTGTATGGTCAAGAAACTGAACAAAGTGTTGCATTTTTCAAGACCATGGGATTACATGGCCGTTTGACAAAAGTTTCTGATATTGTTCCAATTGTTAGATTTTTGGTCACTGAAGGAGGATGGATGACTGGTCAAACTTTGTATGCCTCTGGTGGATTCACAGCCCATTAA
- a CDS encoding uncharacterized protein (Ortholog of C. parapsilosis CDC317 : CPAR2_102150, C. dubliniensis CD36 : Cd36_82780, Pichia stipitis Pignal : psti_CGOB_00155 and Candida orthopsilosis Co 90-125 : CORT_0B03450) — MSNMESSHVNNVESPPEYVSQPPPKYVPRQSSSSSSSISDQESDIHNPPQRASENQLSTCCSDCWCNCFDSCSGTNCTASDKNICGSILVVLCCGSTIGYATNA; from the coding sequence ATGTCAAATATGGAATCATCCCATGTGAATAATGTGGAATCACCACCAGAATATGTATctcaaccaccaccaaaataTGTACCTCGACAgtcatcatcgtcgtcatcttcaatatcaGATCAGGAATCAGATATTCACAATCCACCACAAAGGGCCAgtgaaaatcaattatcgACTTGTTGTTCTGATTGTTGGTGTAATTGTTTTGATAGTTGTTCTGGCACTAATTGTACTGCTTCCGATAAGAATATTTGTGGCAGTATACTAGTTGTTTTGTGTTGTGGAAGCACAATTGGGTATGCCACTAATGCTTGA